From Vigna unguiculata cultivar IT97K-499-35 chromosome 5, ASM411807v1, whole genome shotgun sequence, the proteins below share one genomic window:
- the LOC114185815 gene encoding zinc finger BED domain-containing protein RICESLEEPER 3-like: MDEHESNSSPPPSKDHETETVCNEYESKNVDAVEEDMDDSVKLRESSSSKKTEKSRTSDVWKYFTRIGAGDDGKERAKCNGCNKKYVIGSQSGTSHLKRHMEKCTKLKFEDVRQMIVDGQGKLKARRIDPMVCRQLCANLIIQHGLPFNFVEYEALRIWISYINPDACLVSRNTIKNDVMKIHMKEKKNAKGGVQENQK; encoded by the coding sequence ATGGATGAGCATGAGTCTAATAGTAGTCCTCCTCCAAGTAAAGATCATGAAACTGAAACTGTGTGTAATGAGTATGAGTCTAAGAATGTTGATGCGGTTGAAGAGGATATGGATGATAGTGTAAAACTTAGAGAATCCTCTAGTAGTAAGAAAACTGAAAAGTCAAGAACTTCTGATGTATGGAAATATTTTACAAGGATTGGGGCTGGTGATGATGGAAAAGAGAGGGCAAAGTGTAATGGgtgcaacaaaaaatatgttattggtAGTCAAAGTGGCACATCTCATCTGAAGCGTCACATGGAGAAATGTACTAAACTTAAATTTGAAGATGTTAGGCAAATGATAGTGGATGGGCAAGGAAAGTTAAAAGCTAGAAGAATAGATCCAATGGTTTGCCGTCAGTTGTGTGCCAATTTAATTATCCAACACGGTTTACCTTTCAACTTTGTTGAGTATGAAGCTCTTAGAATTTGGATAAGCTATATCAATCCTGATGCATGTTTAGTTTCTAGAAATACAATAAAGAATGATGTCATGaaaatacatatgaaagaaaaaaaaaatgctaaagGAGGAGTTCAGGAAAATCAGAAATAG